A genomic segment from Torulaspora delbrueckii CBS 1146 chromosome 3, complete genome encodes:
- the MIX23 gene encoding Mix23p (similar to Saccharomyces cerevisiae YBL107C; ancestral locus Anc_7.443): MSDDIIEITAPEALLDSNLKFPKEVPFVKHLTVTRERCVNPTLVDSFLRLLRYGSDDSMRQRLSAYHNYEKEGRYNEKKCDKFLTEELYPNWHSRDRVIGFCNGQLGQMKTELDQRYGQDPATFVRAEVDLRLDPYAARDRAQEQEDHYKQWKRLNNWVENQKRIESILRTNSNRVLRQNCDQNADYLEDFWNFQHNHRT, translated from the coding sequence ATGAGTGACGACATAATTGAAATTACAGCTCCTGAAGCTTTACTCGACTCAAATTTGAAGTTTCCGAAAGAAGTTCCGTTCGTCAAGCACCTTACGGTGACCCGTGAGCGATGCGTAAATCCGACCTTAGTTGACTCATTTCTCAGGTTGCTGAGATATGGAAGCGATGATAGTATGAGACAAAGACTCAGTGCATACCACAACTACGAGAAAGAAGGGCGTTataatgagaagaaatgcGACAAGTTTCTGACCGAAGAGTTGTACCCTAACTGGCACTCAAGGGATCGGGTCATAGGCTTCTGCAATGGCCAACTTGGGCAGATGAAGACTGAACTCGATCAGAGGTATGGCCAAGACCCTGCTACGTTCGTTAGAGCCGAGGTCGATCTTCGATTGGATCCATATGCCGCTAGAGACCGAGCACAGGAACAGGAAGATCATTACAAGCAATGGAAAAGACTAAACAACTGGGTTGAAAACCAGAAGAGGATTGAATCCATTCTGCGAACCAACAGTAATCGAGTGTTGAGACAAAACTGCGATCAAAATGCGGAttatttggaagatttctGGAACTTCCAGCATAATCACAGAACATGA
- the BNA2 gene encoding dioxygenase BNA2 (similar to Saccharomyces cerevisiae BNA2 (YJR078W); ancestral locus Anc_7.444): MSNNIDLPTLEEYGLCQNGFLPKEMPVTKLLDEYYRQWEAVANNLPSLLLSKKIRSVVDRLPVLKVKQELLEDEGQLRRAYSVLCFITNAYIWGFDEPCDTLPDCIAKPLLIISEKLGLPPLATYASLVLWNYKPIVEDPELVDNIMDLSNLTTINTFTGGMDETWFYIVSVMTEKIGSSCVTSGLQAIKAARNNDIDAVVSELKSIAEAIDNLGSVLMKMEAMCDPHIFYFRIRPYLAGWKNMAEVGLPKGVRYGSEGEYKIFAGGSNAQSSLIQALDILLSVEHFPMGKKGSEDRKTISANSNQNSFINDMRQYMPREHREFLKHLSLVSNIRDFVLKSNNKKLTLAYDACLAMLKSFRDKHIQIVTRYVVLQAHKKTPGKSSGVLRSGLSKTHGKKEQKGTGGTSLIPFLKQCRDETGSNAASDWGKKILSTAVLDVHENSSITGVRKRQPVEDDGSNAKRTKQGLSGDWDVTHRDNEGATYPAGHW, translated from the coding sequence ATGAGCAATAATATTGATCTGCCAACGTTAGAGGAATACGGGTTATGTCAAAATGGGTTTTTACCCAAAGAGATGCCGGTGACGAAATTATTGGACGAATATTATAGACAGTGGGAAGCTGTGGCTAATAATTTACCTTCATTACTACTATCAAAAAAAATCAGAAGTGTTGTTGATCGTTTACCTGTTCTTAAAGTCAAGCAAGAATtattggaagatgaggGACAACTGAGAAGGGCTTACTCGGTGCTATGCTTTATTACAAATGCGTATATATGGGGTTTCGACGAGCCCTGTGATACTCTCCCGGATTGCATTGCCAAGCCACTGCTTATCATATCCGAAAAGTTAGGATTACCTCCTTTGGCAACGTATGCATCTTTGGTGCTGTGGAATTATAAACCCATAGTGGAAGATCCTGAGCTTGTTGACAACATCATGGacctttcaaatttgacGACGATTAATACTTTCACCGGTGGCATGGACGAAACTTGGTTTTACATCGTTAGTGTCATGACAGAAAAGATTGGTAGTTCCTGCGTCACATCAGGCTTGCAAGCGATCAAGGCCGCCAGAAACAATGATATCGATGCAGTGGTATCAGAGTTGAAAAGCATCGCCGAAGCGATCGATAATTTAGGAAgtgttttgatgaagatggagGCAATGTGTGATCCTCATATTTTTTATTTCAGGATTAGGCCATACCTTGCAGGCTGGAAAAACATGGCAGAGGTTGGTTTACCAAAAGGTGTCAGATATGGATCAGAAGGTGAATACAAAATATTCGCTGGTGGCTCAAATGCTCAAAGTTCACTGATTCAAGCCTTAGATATTCTCTTAAGTGTTGAGCATTTCCCAATGGGCAAGAAAGGCTCTGAGGATCGCAAAACTATTTCTGCCAACAGCAATCAAAATTCCTTTATCAATGATATGCGTCAGTATATGCCCCGCGAACACAGGGAGTTTTTGAAGCATCTGTCGCTGGTGAGTAatatcagagattttgTTTTAAAatccaacaacaagaaattaacACTGGCATATGATGCATGTCTGGCCATGTTGAAATCCTTCCGTGATAAACACATTCAGATCGTTACCCGTTACGTTGTTTTACAAGCACACAAAAAGACTCCTGGTAAATCATCGGGTGTCTTGAGAAGTGGATTGTCCAAGACTCACGGTAAGAAGGAGCAAAAGGGCACTGGTGGTACCTCTTTGATaccattcttgaagcaATGCAGAGATGAAACTGGTAGTAATGCTGCTTCTGACTGGGGtaagaagattttgagcACTGCAGTTTTGGATGTTCACGAAAACTCATCGATCACTGGCGTTCGCAAGAGACAACCTGTGGAAGACGATGGCTCGAATGCCAAAAGAACGAAGCAGGGGCTATCTGGTGATTGGGATGTCACTCATCGCGACAATGAAGGAGCCACCTACCCAGCAGGTCATTGGTAA
- the HTS1 gene encoding histidine--tRNA ligase (similar to Saccharomyces cerevisiae HTS1 (YPR033C); ancestral locus Anc_7.445): MKFFYCRCFEQSALNKRYDEPLRSFEDGSLMFIRAIRRPVNIKRYFSKMSQIPDAPAAATAGSNKAKKSKLQVSLKTPKGTKDWADTDMVIREAVFSTLSSLFKRHGGVTIDTPVFELREILAGKYGEDSKLIYDLKDQGGELCSLRYDLTVPFARFCAMNNIQNIKRYHIAKVYRRDQPAMTKGRMREFYQCDFDIAGTYEPMVPDAECLSVAVEGLTSLGIKDFKIKLNHRKILDGIFKVAGVKDEDVRKISSAVDKLDKSPWEAVKHEITVEKGQSEETANKIGEYVKFNGSLKDIHAKLSEDSDITSNELAKQGLDDIALLINYVEALGIDSYISFDLSLARGLDYYTGLIYEVVTEASAPPENAGELKKKAKTDEDASSYVGVGSIAAGGRYDKLVSMFVEASGKKATQIPCVGISFGVERIFSLIKQRTESASLKPTATQVFVMAFGGGKDWTGYLPERMKIAKQLWGAGIESEYVYKAKANPRKQFDAADKSGASLAVILGKEEYLDGKLRVKRLGPEFADDDGEVVEAENIVKVVKDKLSQINEDGVDQVTRLIRGL; encoded by the coding sequence atgaaatttttttattgTAGATGCTTCGAACAGTCAGCTTTGAACAAAAGATACGATGAGCCATTGAGATCTTTCGAGGACGGTTCTTTAATGTTTATTCGAGCGATACGAAGGCCCGTTAATATCAAAAGgtatttctcaaaaatgtCACAAATTCCCGATGCTCCTGCAGCAGCTACCGCTGGCTCGAACAAGGCCAAGAAATCTAAGTTACAAGTGTCCTTGAAGACCCCAAAAGGTACCAAGGATTGGGCTGATACTGATATGGTCATCAGAGAAGCCGTCTTCTCTACTCTGTCCAGTTTGTTTAAGCGTCATGGTGGTGTTACTATTGATACTCCGGTGTTTGAACTACGTGAAATTTTGGCAGGCAAGTATGGTGAAGACTCCAAGTTGATTtacgatttgaaagatcaaggtGGTGAGCTATGTTCTCTGCGTTACGATTTGACAGTTCCTTTCGCAAGATTCTGTGCGATGAACAATATCCAAAATATCAAGAGATATCATATCGCAAAAGTTTACCGAAGAGATCAACCCGCAATGACTAAGGGTCGTATGAGAGAATTCTACCAGTGTGATTTCGATATCGCAGGTACTTACGAACCGATGGTGCCAGATGCCGAGTGTTTGTCCGTGGCCGTTGAAGGTCTGACCAGCTTGGGGATTAAGGATTTTAAAATTAAATTGAACCACAGAAAGATCCTAGATGGTATCTTCAAAGTTGCCGGGGTCAAGGATGAAGACGTTCGTAAGATCTCTTCAGCGGTTGACAAGTTAGATAAATCTCCTTGGGAAGCGGTAAAACATGAAATTACTGTGGAAAAGGGTCAAAGCGAAGAGACCGCTAACAAGATCGGTGAATACGTCAAATTCAATGGTTCCTTGAAAGATATTCATGCTAAATTATCTGAAGACTCGGACATTACTTCAAACGAATTGGCTAAACAAGGTCTTGATGACATCGCTCTCCTAATCAACTATGTCGAAGCGTTGGGAATCGACTCTTACATCTCTTTCGACTTGTCATTGGCAAGAGGTTTGGACTACTATACCGGTCTAATCTATGAAGTTGTCACTGAAGCTTCTGCTCCACCCGAAAATGCTGGtgaactgaagaagaaggccaaGACAGATGAAGATGCATCTTCTTATGTTGGTGTTGGCTCCATCGCTGCTGGTGGCCGTTACGATAAATTGGTCAGTATGTTCGTCGAGGCTTCTGGTAAGAAAGCTACTCAAATTCCATGTGTCGGAATCTCTTTCGGTGTCGAAAGAATTTTCTCATTGATTAAGCAAAGAACCGAATCTGCATCTTTAAAACCAACCGCTACACAAGTATTTGTTATGGCATTCGGTGGTGGTAAGGACTGGACCGGATACTTGCCAGAAAGAATGAAGATCGCAAAGCAATTGTGGGGAGCCGGAATTGAATCGGAGTATGTGTATAAAGCAAAGGCCAACCCAAGAAAACAATTCGATGCAGCTGATAAATCAGGTGCTTCTTTAGCAGTCATTTTAGGTAAGGAAGAATACTTGGATGGTAAGCTGCGTGTCAAGAGACTGGGACCAGAGTTCGCAGACGACGATGGAGAAGTCGTCGAGGCCGAGAATATCGTAAAGGTTGTCAAGGACAAATTATCTCAAATTAACGAAGACGGTGTTGACCAAGTTACACGTCTCATCAGAGGCTTATAG
- the AIM24 gene encoding Aim24p (similar to Saccharomyces cerevisiae YJR080C; ancestral locus Anc_7.446): MLRTTRSISLLRPTVTSVVPTQAELTSSNVDSLFSDEVTDTTRVRVLGQPPTLASLVVPPSIALYVRKGCLTSLHGSPSINMSYEWIGFWSNLLRYGTLKPAIYHKLISTTKFDALVAPNFLSNRLGPRLGLSSSPFRTLCLLNLDGTSDWNVWGKNSIVAFEGNTSLELRPPRLNLFRNPLFSSKYLVLKGRGNVLLSGSGSVYTIQLKDASDEIILRSEHLLALNGSTQLDINESITEQSLIPQEEVKKVVEPFREFDIKMFFQISRDLIATLWNRSKSIYSYLKNGPTKFLKIKGPRTLLVQSSFNVYLPASNVNPGVTTAAKLTTQPSKDYLNYVSVSNNGQVDFQSTADFQQSVDRIKSLVKK, from the coding sequence ATGCTTAGAACGACAAGATCGATCTCGTTGTTGAGACCAACGGTAACAAGTGTGGTTCCAACTCAAGCTGAACTCACTAGCTCTAATGTGGACTCCCTTTTCTCGGACGAGGTTACTGATACTACTCGGGTTCGGGTCCTTGGACAACCTCCAACGTTAGCATCTTTGGTCGTACCACCCTCAATCGCGCTCTATGTGCGGAAGGGATGTCTCACATCACTGCATGGTTCGCCATCGATCAATATGTCCTATGAATGGATAGGTTTCTGGTCCAATTTGTTACGTTACGGTACGTTGAAACCAGCAATTTATCATAAACTGATTTCTACCACCAAGTTCGATGCGCTAGTGGCTCCAAATTTCCTGTCAAACCGTTTGGGACCTCGCTTGGGTCTATCCTCATCGCCTTTCAGAACTCTGTGCCTGCTCAATCTTGACGGTACTTCCGATTGGAACGTGTGGGGTAAGAATTCCATTGTCGCTTTTGAGGGAAACACAAGTCTCGAGCTGAGACCTCCACGTCTAAACTTGTTCAGGAATCCATTATTCTCCTCGAAGTATCTAGTGCTCAAGGGTCGTGGTAATGTCCTGCTCAGTGGATCTGGATCTGTCTATACTATccagttgaaagatgcaAGTGATGAGATTATACTAAGATCCGAACATCTGCTGGCATTGAATGGGTCTACGCAATTGGACATCAACGAAAGCATCACCGAGCAGAGTCTCATTCCGCAggaagaagtgaaaaaagtagTAGAACCTTTTAGAGAATTCGATATTAAGatgttctttcaaatttctcgTGACTTAATTGCCACTCTATGGAACCGTTCCAAGTCCATTTACTCCtacttgaaaaatggtCCAACTAAATTCCTCAAGATCAAGGGCCCAAGAACACTTTTGGTACAAAGCTCTTTCAATGTCTACCTCCCAGCATCCAATGTTAACCCAGGCGTAACCACTGCGGCAAAGCTGACCACTCAACCCTCTAAGGACTACTTGAACTACGTTTCTGTCTCCAACAATGGCCAGGTCGACTTCCAAAGCACAGCGGATTTTCAGCAATCAGTCGACAGGATCAAATCTTTGGTTAAGAAATAA
- the EAF6 gene encoding Eaf6p (similar to Saccharomyces cerevisiae EAF6 (YJR082C); ancestral locus Anc_7.447), giving the protein MDAYEELKKGLKESLQQQRELEDEFDRLQQEIYDKETEYLSNKNNNVTVAGSRTTYGGNIIKGFDGFHKTHHGDAQNHFHNDDRLFSLSSAIFVKQQHQDALQDHIE; this is encoded by the coding sequence ATGGATGCGTATGAAGAGCTCAAGAAAGGgttgaaagaatctttgCAACAACAGCGAGAACTCGAAGATGAGTTCGATCGTTTGCAACAGGAAATTTACGATAAGGAGACCGAATACCTCTCCAACAAGAATAATAACGTAACGGTTGCCGGTAGCAGGACTACATATGGTGGTAATATCATCAAGGGATTCGATGGGTTCCACAAGACTCATCATGGTGATGCGCAAAATCATTTCCATAACGATGATAGGTTGTTCTCTTTAAGTAGTGCTATCTTTGTTAAACAACAGCATCAGGATGCTTTACAGGATCATATAGAGTAG
- the ARP7 gene encoding Arp7p (similar to Saccharomyces cerevisiae ARP7 (YPR034W); ancestral locus Anc_7.448): MTMKKCVVIHNGSSSTVAGFSNMELPQSIISSSYVQKGNERVFGTFAMLDECESKEECEVYTIMDKNGMPYNWEALEAQWRYLYEYELKVDPQELPLVISVPATHSEIDPQVVENYFDLALNKLQVPALQIVVEPLAVALAMGKSSALVIDVGARGTTVTPIVDGTVVRSGVMKSRFGGDFLDYQVAKLLEEPLGSSSHEAWYNSATWIREFKSTMLQVCDKNLSELERYHRDQLLLQQQQQQQLGGAYHNYMTNPLTQKRNFLLKKNNKTVTLELRDCYRVCEYLFQPQLASPDYASRDGLGELLSRSIKKAAASVSAQGTPGGGQGASLVYNRHQPQLQPEQPSTTTTTASSATTEQVYAQLLTNVVITGSTSLVAGFEPRIVSELAVRFPQNKLATYANQIHLDRAVQGWIAMGAMAALPGWQLGQWHTRRELAG, from the coding sequence ATGACTATGAAAAAATGTGTAGTAATCCACAATGGATCCAGTTCCACCGTAGCTGGATTTAGCAATATGGAATTACCTCAATCTATCATTTCCTCAAGTTACGTACAAAAGGGCAATGAGCGGGTGTTTGGCACATTTGCCATGTTAGACGAATGCGAgtccaaagaagaatgcGAAGTGTACACCATAATGGACAAGAACGGTATGCCATACAACTGGGAAGCTCTAGAAGCTCAATGGAGATATCTCTACGAGTACGAATTAAAAGTCGACCCCCAAGAACTTCCTTTAGTGATCAGCGTACCAGCCACCCATTCCGAGATCGATCCACAAGTGGTAGAAAACTACTTCGACCTTGCCTTAAACAAATTGCAAGTGCCAGCTTTACAAATAGTGGTCGAGCCCTTGGCGGTAGCCTTGGCGATGGGAAAAAGTTCAGCGCTTGTCATAGACGTCGGAGCGCGAGGAACTACAGTGACCCCGATAGTGGACGGAACAGTAGTACGCAGCGGTGTAATGAAATCAAGATTCGGAGGGGATTTCCTCGACTACCAAGTAGCGAAGTTGCTAGAGGAGCCCTTGGGCTCCTCTAGCCACGAAGCTTGGTACAACTCCGCAACATGGATTCGCGAATTCAAGAGTACAATGCTACAAGTATGCGACAAGAATCTCTCAGAGCTGGAAAGGTACCACCGAGACCAGCTGCTGctgcaacagcagcagcagcaacaactCGGCGGAGCATACCACAACTACATGACCAACCCACTAACCCAAAAACGTAACTTTCTACTCAAGAAAAATAACAAGACGGTCACCTTGGAACTACGCGACTGCTACCGCGTATGCGAGTACCTGTTCCAACCACAACTAGCCTCGCCCGACTACGCCAGCCGCGATGGCCTGGGAGAACTACTCTCTCGCTCCATCAAGAAAGCAGCCGCCAGCGTAAGCGCCCAAGGTACTCCCGGCGGTGGCCAAGGTGCTTCGCTAGTTTACAACCGACACCAACCACAGCTACAGCCCGAGCAACCCTCCACGACCACCACAACAGCCTCTTCTGCCACCACGGAACAGGTCTACGCGCAACTGCTCACCAACGTGGTGATCACCGGGTCCACGTCGCTCGTGGCAGGGTTCGAACCCAGGATCGTCTCCGAACTGGCCGTCCGCTTCCCACAGAACAAGCTGGCCACGTACGCGAACCAGATCCACCTCGACCGCGCGGTGCAGGGCTGGATCGCCATGGGCGCGATGGCCGCGTTGCCCGGCTGGCAGCTGGGCCAATGGCACACCCGGCGCGAGCTGGCCGGGTGA
- the GLN1 gene encoding glutamate--ammonia ligase (similar to Saccharomyces cerevisiae GLN1 (YPR035W); ancestral locus Anc_7.449), with protein MSGTEKTYILQKYLDLDQRGKIIAEYVWIDGTGNMRSKGRTLKKAITALDQLPEWNFDGSSTNQAPGHDSDVYLKPVAFYPDPFRRGDNIIVLSECYNNDGTPNKFNHRHEAAKLFAAHKGEEIWFGLEQEYTLFDEYDQVYAWPKGGYPAPQGPYYCGVGTGKVHARDVIEAHYRACLYAGLEISGINAEVMPSQWEFQVGPCEGIEMGDQLWMARYLLIRVAEEFAVKISLHPKPLKGDWNGAGCHTNVSTKDMRLPGGMKYIETAIERLSKRHLEHIKLYGADNDLRLTGRHETASMTGFSSGVANRGASVRIPRSVAKEGYGYFEDRRPASNIDPYLVTGIMCETVCGSIDNADMTKEYEREFS; from the coding sequence ATGAGTGGTACCGAGAAAACTTATATTTTGCAGAAGTACCTCGATTTGGATCAGAGAGGAAAGATAATCGCTGAGTACGTCTGGATAGATGGTACTGGTAACATGCGTTCCAAAGGGCgtactttgaaaaaagctATTACTGCTTTGGATCAGTTGCCTGAATGGAACTTCGATGGATCTTCAACCAACCAGGCTCCAGGCCACGATTCCGATGTGTACTTGAAACCTGTTGCTTTCTACCCAGATCCTTTCAGAAGAGGTGATAACATCATTGTGCTTAGCGAATGTTATAACAACGATGGTACTCCAAACAAATTTAACCACAGACACGAGGCTGCTAAGCTTTTTGCTGCACACAAGGGAGAAGAGATCTGGTTCGGTCTAGAACAGGAATACACTCTGTTCGACGAGTACGATCAAGTTTACGCATGGCCAAAGGGTGGGTACCCTGCTCCTCAGGGTCCTTACTACTGTGGTGTCGGTACTGGTAAGGTGCATGCACGTGACGTGATTGAAGCTCATTACCGTGCTTGTCTATACGCTGGTCTCGAGATCAGTGGTATCAACGCTGAAGTCATGCCTTCGCAGTGGGAATTCCAAGTTGGTCCTTGTGAAGGGATCGAGATGGGTGACCAGCTGTGGATGGCTCGTTATCTGTTGATCAGAGTTGCTGAAGAGTTTGCCGTCAAGATCTCGCTACATCCAAAACCTTTGAAGGGCGATTGGAACGGTGCTGGTTGCCACACCAACGTTTCTACAAAGGACATGAGACTACCGGGCGGTATGAAGTACATTGAGACTGCTATCGAACGTTTGTCCAAGAGACATCTAGAACACATCAAGTTGTACGGTGCCGATAACGATTTGAGACTAACGGGTAGACACGAAACTGCTTCGATGACTGGTTTCTCCTCTGGTGTTGCCAACAGAGGTGCATCTGTTAGAATTCCAAGATCTGTCGCCAAGGAAGGTTACGGTTACTTCGAAGATCGTAGACCAGCTTCGAACATCGACCCTTACTTGGTCACCGGTATCATGTGTGAAACCGTGTGTGGGTCCATAGATAACGCTGACATGACAAAGGAATACGAAAGAGAGTTTTCTTAA
- the VMA13 gene encoding H(+)-transporting V1 sector ATPase subunit H (similar to Saccharomyces cerevisiae VMA13 (YPR036W); ancestral locus Anc_7.450), whose amino-acid sequence MILLDSTHFNDIRSAIRSRPVAWDALARSAEISEMDASNAKTLESTLIRHANEPSSSTEPGFKINDTTMMPLIHLLSTSNNADSKKSVQNLLAELLSSEQFAHDTIQFFINHPEKVDQLFEVSLVGDRQTVMISSFNLVNLLIQPQLINKDLVASLVSSEPFLNILNNLDLMDTSYVCVRLLQELAAVESYRSVIWQSHKSFLPTLFKVIAQALEPNSVTRVVATNSNNLVIQLQYYSLLLIWLLTFDPKIASDLTQNYLQDFLNLLKLVKVTIKEKISRLCISIILQCTSSNVKNNRAVIKNLLLLGNALPVLQSLSDRKYSDEELRQDMATLKDVLEQEYKELTSFDEYLAELDSKLLCWSPSHVDNGFWSDNIDKFKSDNWKLFKTLVNLLIETKDSGLNDRQHKIILEVALSDITHVVELLPESIDILGKMKGKIVIMELLNHPDSRVKYEALKTTQAVIGYTSK is encoded by the coding sequence ATGATACTGTTGGATAGTACACATTTTAACGACATACGCAGTGCGATTCGTTCGCGTCCTGTTGCCTGGGATGCTCTTGCTAGGTCGGCAGAGATCAGCGAAATGGATGCTTCCAATGCAAAGACTCTCGAAAGTACGCTTATCAGACACGCAAATGAGCCTTCTAGCTCTACGGAACctggtttcaaaattaATGATACTACGATGATGCCATTGATTCATTTGCTTTCGACTTCGAACAATGCAGACTCGAAGAAATCGGTGCAAAACTTGCTGGCTGAGTTGCTCTCCTCTGAGCAGTTTGCCCATGATACCATCCAATTCTTTATCAACCATCCTGAGAAAGTGGACCAGTTATTCGAAGTGAGTCTCGTGGGTGATCGTCAGACGGTGATGATCTCGTCGTTTAACCTTGTAAACTTGCTGATTCAACcacaattgatcaacaagGATTTGGTGGCAAGTTTGGTCTCCAGTGAGCCATTCCTCAATATCCTCAACAATTTGGACCTAATGGATACTAGTTACGTGTGTGTGAGGTTGCTCCAGGAACTAGCAGCCGTTGAGTCATACCGTTCAGTTATTTGGCAATCGCACAAATCTTTCCTACCAACGTTATTCAAAGTCATTGCTCAGGCGTTGGAACCAAACTCTGTCACCAGGGTTGTCGCCACGaattcaaacaatttgGTCATTCAATTGCAGTATTACTCGCTTTTGTTGATATGGCTGCTAACTTTTGACCCCAAGATCGCCAGTGATTTAACTCAGAACTATTTGCAAGATTTCCTCAACCTGTTGAAGCTCGTCAAGGTCACCATAAAGgagaaaatttcaagactCTGCATATCGATTATCCTTCAATGTACTTCATCCAACGTTAAGAACAACAGAGCTGttatcaagaatttgttACTGTTAGGCAACGCATTGCCTGTTTTGCAATCTCTAAGTGATAGAAAATACTCAGACGAAGAGTTACGTCAGGATATGgcaactttgaaagatgttTTGGAACAGGAGTATAAAGAACTAACGTCTTTTGATGAGTATTTGGCAGAGTTGGACTCTAAATTGCTATGTTGGTCTCCTTCCCATGTGGATAATGGATTCTGGTCTGATAATATCGATAAGTTCAAGTCAGACAACTGGAAGcttttcaagactttggTTAACCTATTGATCGAGACCAAGGACTCCGGTTTAAACGATAGACAACACAAGATTATCCTAGAAGTTGCCCTCAGCGATATCACTCACGTTGTTGAGTTGCTACCCGAGAGTATCGATATTTTGGGAAAAATGAAGGGTAAGATCGTTATCATGGAACTTTTGAACCACCCAGACTCTAGAGTTAAATATGAGGCCTTGAAGACAACTCAAGCGGTTATCGGATACACATCTAAATAA
- the ACF4 gene encoding Acf4p (similar to Saccharomyces cerevisiae ACF4 (YJR083C); ancestral locus Anc_7.451), whose protein sequence is MSRIVSNPVELHKLSIVDKQTGSRDVSPTRLAPAEQGNAPQSPRRLGLQISLPIESSPVKDTESLELSPVSSHTTSRRQSAASEHDILFKLAAKEREIVELEQKLHTARKELHLLESQYRSTVPTNSPSKNEVIQNWSKRVQRTLDDVNNSPNVIKSKKSISSFFNAEPQQPQSRGKGGFFQNLVDKFNEFSVAEDEEEEFDRTQNKQKDDFYLKEKLDYDDDEEVVNEATGSTLLNVKDSKLKDIYRR, encoded by the coding sequence atgtCGCGAATCGTCAGCAATCCTGTGGAATTGCACAAGCTTTCGATTGTTGACAAGCAGACAGGATCTCGAGATGTTTCTCCAACAAGGTTAGCCCCAGCTGAGCAGGGCAACGCACCGCAATCGCCGCGAAGGCTTGGACTCCAGATCTCACTGCCCATCGAATCGAGCCCTGTTAAGGACACAGAATCACTCGAATTGTCGCCTGTGTCATCTCATACCACTTCCAGAAGGCAGAGTGCTGCTTCGGAACACGATATACTATTCAAGCTTGCAGCGAAGGAAAGAGAGATTGTAGAGCTAGAACAAAAATTACATACGGCTCGTAAAGAATTGCACCTCTTGGAGTCGCAATACCGCTCAACAGTGCCAACGAACAGCCCTTCGAAGAATGAAGTTATCCAAAATTGGTCCAAAAGAGTTCAGAGAACCCTCGATGATGTGAACAATTCACCAAACGTTATCAAGAGTAAAAAAAGTATAagcagtttcttcaatgctGAGCCACAACAACCACAGTCCAGAGGGAAAGGTGgatttttccaaaatttagTTGACAAGTTCAATGAGTTTAGTGTggcagaagatgaggaagaagagtttgataGAACTCAAAATAAGCAAAAGGACGATTTTTACCTAAAGGAGAAGCTAgattatgatgatgatgaagaagtcgTTAACGAAGCGACTGGTTCGACATTGTTAAACGTCAAGGACTCAAAATTAAAAGATATATATAGGAGGTAA